The window AGACTGCCGTCCTTCAGCAGGAGGATGCCGTTATCGACGAGGCCCGCATAAGGAACCAAATCGGCGAATGATGGACCAGTCGATCGAAATGTGCGTAAGGCGACCATCGCGAGATCCTCAGTATCGGCGCCAAGGCGCGGAGGTCGGGAGGTAGTGCGCCCGATACCGCATATGACGCGCATAGACTTTGCGCATCATGGGGTCCGATTTCGCCATCATGCGGAGCGCGCCGACGACCACGATCCAGATCGCGATGCCGAACAGGGCCGAATAGACGGTCAACACCACGAAGATGAGAATGATCGCCGCGAGCCCGGTCAGCAGCACGAGCTCGCGATCCGCTCCCATCAAGAGGTTCGGCCGCGACAAAGCGCGGTGAATGCGGTTGCGATGAAGCCCTGTGCCGGCGTCAGCCATGACGCCCCTCCCCTCCCCCGACCCGATTTGCATTCGGGACCGCGGTTTGCTCGGCGACAAACGAGCCACCGATCGACGCGCCGGTCGAGCCGAAGAGGCCGACGATCGTTGTCGCGCCGAGCAGGATCCCCGCGACCAGCACCACATACATCAATCGCCGCGCGAAATCGTTTAGCTCGCCACCGAAGATCAGCATGCCGCCGGCAATCGCGACCGCGGCCAGTGCAATATAGCCGGCGACCGGTCCGGTGATGGACTGCTGGATCTGCTCGAGCGGGCCTTCCCAAGGCAGGCTTCCGCCTGAACCGGCGAGCGCAGGCCCGGCAAGCGAGGCGCAAATCAATGCGCCGATAGTTCCCAAACGGAAAAAGCGATTATGCAGCATGACTGTCCTCATCGATCTGCGGATAGTGTTCTGTCTGGTAGCGCGAGCCGTTGAACCCCTCGACATGCAGGACCTCCCTCACCCGCCGTCCCCGCCCGGCGCGTTCGATCGAGATCACGAGATCGACCGCCTCGCCAATCACGGCTTGCATTGGCTGTTGACTGGCTTCCGACGTCAGTTGCTCGAGGCGTCGAAGCGCCGACATCGCGGAGTTGGAGTGGATTGTCGTGACGCCTCCGGGGTGTCCTGTGTTCCAGGCTTTCAGTAGGGTCAGCGCCGCGCCGTCGCGGACCTCACCAACGATGATGCGATCGGGACGCAGGCGCATCGTGCTTTTGAGCAGCCTGGCCATGTCGACCGCGTCGCTCGTGTGAAGGCAGACGGCATTCTCGGCGGCGCATCGGATCTCGGAGGTATCCTCCAGGATCACCATCCTGTCTTCCGGGGCGGCGGAGACGATTTCAGCGATCACCGCGTTGGCGAGCGTCGTTTTGCCCGATCCCGTGCCGCCGGCGATGACGATGTTCAGGCGGTTGGTGATGGCGCTGCGAATGATCGAGGCTTGTGCTTCGGTCATGATCTTGGCGGTCACGTAGTCGTCGAGTGGAATGAGCTGCGAAGCGCGCCGGCGGATCGTAAACGTTGGCGAGTTGACGACGGGAGGCAGAAGACCTTCGAAGCGGTGGCCGCCAATCGGTAGCTCACCGGAGATGATAGGCCGTTCTCCATCGGCTTCGGACTGGAGAGCATGCGCCACCGATCCGATAACGGTCTCGGCTGCGGTCGCTTGCATTTCGCCAGCTGGCGCAACGCCGTGACCCAGGCGCTCGATGAAGAGCTTACCATCTGGATTGA of the Rhizobium favelukesii genome contains:
- a CDS encoding conjugal transfer protein TrbD, whose protein sequence is MADAGTGLHRNRIHRALSRPNLLMGADRELVLLTGLAAIILIFVVLTVYSALFGIAIWIVVVGALRMMAKSDPMMRKVYARHMRYRAHYLPTSAPWRRY
- a CDS encoding TrbC/VirB2 family protein, coding for MLHNRFFRLGTIGALICASLAGPALAGSGGSLPWEGPLEQIQQSITGPVAGYIALAAVAIAGGMLIFGGELNDFARRLMYVVLVAGILLGATTIVGLFGSTGASIGGSFVAEQTAVPNANRVGGGEGRHG
- the trbB gene encoding P-type conjugative transfer ATPase TrbB, with product MLQSHSRLVRKLQDALGEHLCIALEDPTVVEIMLNPDGKLFIERLGHGVAPAGEMQATAAETVIGSVAHALQSEADGERPIISGELPIGGHRFEGLLPPVVNSPTFTIRRRASQLIPLDDYVTAKIMTEAQASIIRSAITNRLNIVIAGGTGSGKTTLANAVIAEIVSAAPEDRMVILEDTSEIRCAAENAVCLHTSDAVDMARLLKSTMRLRPDRIIVGEVRDGAALTLLKAWNTGHPGGVTTIHSNSAMSALRRLEQLTSEASQQPMQAVIGEAVDLVISIERAGRGRRVREVLHVEGFNGSRYQTEHYPQIDEDSHAA